A genomic stretch from Suncus etruscus isolate mSunEtr1 chromosome 17, mSunEtr1.pri.cur, whole genome shotgun sequence includes:
- the LOC126033625 gene encoding dnaJ homolog subfamily A member 1-like, whose protein sequence is MVKETTYYDVLGVKPNATQEELKKAYRKLALKYHPDKNPNEGEKFKQISQAYEVLSDAKKRDLYDKGGEQAIKEGGAGGGFSSPMDIFDMFFGGGGRMQRERRGKNVVHQLSVTLEDLCNGATRKLALQKNVICDKCEGRGGKKGAVECCPNCRGTGMQIRIHQIGPGMVQQIQSVCMECQGHGERISPKDRCKSCNGRKIVREKKILEVHIDKGMKDGQKITFHGEGDQEPGLEPGDIIIVLDQKDHAVFTRRGEDLFMCMDIQLVEALCGFQKPISTLDNRTIVITSHPGQIVKHGDIKCVLNEGMPIYRRPYEKGRLIIEFKVNFPENGFLSPDKLSLLEKLLPERKEVEETDEMDQVELVDFDPNQERRRHYNGEAYEDDEHHPRGGVQCQTS, encoded by the coding sequence ATGGTGAAAGAAACCACTTATTACGATgttttgggggtcaaacccaatGCTACCCAGGAAGAATTGAAAAAGGCTTACCGGAAACTTGCCTTGAAATACCATCCGGATAAGAATCCAAATGAAGGAGAGAAGTTTAAACAGATTTCTCAAGCTTATGAAGTGCTCTCTGATGCTAAGAAAAGGGATTTATATGACAAAGGCGGCGAACAGGCAATTAAAGAAGGTGGAGCAGGTGGCGGGTTCAGCTCCCCCATGGACATCTTTGATATGTTttttggaggaggaggaaggatgcagagagaaagaagaggtaaAAATGTTGTGCATCAGCTCTCTGTAACCTTAGAAGATTTATGTAATGGTGCAACAAGAAAGCTAGCTCTGCAGAAGAATGTGATCTGTGACAAATGTGAAGGCCGAGGTGGTAAGAAAGGAGCAGTAGAATGCTGTCCCAATTGCCGAGGTACTGGAATGCAAATAAGAATTCATCAGATAGGACCTGGGATGGTTCAGCAAATTCAGTCTGTGTgcatggaatgccagggtcacGGGGAACGGATCAGTCCTAAAGACAGATGTAAAAGCTGCAATGGAAGAAAGATAGTCCGAGAGAAGAAGATTCTGGAAGTTCATATTGACAAAGGCATGAAAGATGGCCAGAAGATAACATTCCACGGTGAAGGAGACCAAGAACCAGGACTGGAGCCAGGAGACATTATTATCGTTTTAGATCAGAAGGATCATGCTGTTTTTACTAGGCGAGGAGAAGACCTTTTCATGTGCATGGACATACAGTTGGTTGAAGCATTGTGTGGCTTCCAGAAGCCAATATCTACTCTTGACAACCGAACTATAGTAATCACCTCTCATCCAGGTCAGATTGTGAAGCATGGAGATATCAAGTGTGTGCTAAATGAAGGCATGCCAATTTACCGTAGACCATATGAAAAGGGTCGCCTAATCATTGAGTTTAAGGTAAACTTTCCTGAGAATGGCTTTCTCTCTCCCGATAAACTCTCTCTGCTGGAAAAACTCCTTCctgaaaggaaggaagtagaagaaACTGATGAAATGGACCAGGTAGAACTGGTGGACTTTGATCCAAATCAGGAAAGACGGCGCCATTACAATGGAGAAGCATACGAAGATGATGAGCATCATCCCAGAGGTGGTGTTCAGTGTCAGACCTCTTAA